In Tubulanus polymorphus chromosome 2, tnTubPoly1.2, whole genome shotgun sequence, a single window of DNA contains:
- the LOC141898479 gene encoding protein hu-li tai shao-like isoform X5, with amino-acid sequence MTEAQVNGPENGGKFIDSVDPDDPEYQKNLRRPAEIKEDVRQMEANKRVSLILSSEAFREELEEIIETQIRSGPHPASLIALQQISELLVPTSGGRSGAGSARSGYSNVVIPISDIRGVGSLNYSKQEKSLRNKVAACYRLVDMFGWSQNVYNHITARISQDTEHFLINPFGLLYHEITASTLVKIDMRGEVLDPGSTTLGVNKAGWMIHSAIHQGRPDIKAIIHIHTPAASAVSAMKCGLLPISQEALVIGGVSYHSYEGICIDAEEKETLQRDLGPINKVMILRNHGAVACGETIEEAFHYARNLMEACETQVRLAPIGLDNLIQVDEETQKKVAETASKGGGGVNMKSEGGRKWRIGELEFEALMRQLDNAGYRTGYQYHQIISREPADKGHSDVEIPPATSSLAYQDDDMSSPLKLALEKQKKSSRKEWLVSTPNTYMKTQIEETGTSNPKLITKWVAEGDAGESPAKSKTGETMKLENPNSFAPQGENPKELRAKQQQLRNQYYTDKISAGPQSRILEGTTWEEARRMQDGNLSGAGDVVVVGAASKGIIQREHQHNAVVYRSYFAPNPFESMTDEDIQKYKDEIDRKNRGDAPEVIVEGGTELQQETNVDEFEQGRPKSRETNIDDVLDAHPEGEQPQVNGEGEGKPRSPAKSDTLKSTDTEGGHSAGSPSKEHPPTEDSPSKKEKKKKFRMPSFSKTKKKEKK; translated from the exons ATGACAGAAGCTCAGGTGAATGGCCCTGAAAATGGGGGCAAATTCATTGATTCTGTAG ATCCTGATGACCCAgaatatcagaaaaatcttCGACGTCCAGCCGAAATAAAGGAAGATGTTCGACAGATGGAAGCGAACAAACGCGTATCGCTCATTTTGAGCAGTGAGGCATTCCGAGAAGAGCTAGAAGAAATCATTGAAACACAAATTCGATCGGGTCCACACCCCGCTAGTTTAATAGCGTTACAACAGATTTCAGAATTGTTAGTTCCTACAAGCGGTGGTCGATCCGGAGCAGGGTCCGCTAGAA GTGGTTATTCTAATGTAGTGATTCCAATTTCGGATATTCGTGGTGTTGGTTCTTTGAATTATAGCAAACAAGAGAAGTCTTTGCGAAATAAAGTGGCAGCATGTTACAGACTGGTTGACATGTTTGGTTGGTCCCAGAACGTATATAATCATATCACT GCCAGAATAAGCCAGGATACAGAACACTTCCTGATCAACCCATTCGGTTTGCTGTATCATGAAATAACTGCCTCAACTTTGGTGAAGATTGATATGAGGGGAGAAGTCCTCGACCCAGGATCTACAACATTAGGTGTAAACAAGGCAGGCTGGATGATACATTCGGCTATCCACCAAGGTCGACCAGATATTAAAGCtatcatccacattcatacgCCAGCTGCTTCTGCT GTGTCCGCGATGAAATGTGGACTTCTCCCGATTTCGCAAGAAGCTTTAGTCATAGGTGGAGTTAGTTACCATAGCTATGAAGGAATCTGCATCGACgcagaagaaaaagaaactttaCAAAGAGATTTAGGACCCATTAATAAA GTGATGATTTTACGTAATCATGGTGCAGTAGCGTGTGGTGAGACAATAGAGGAAGCTTTCCACTATGCCAGAAATCTGATGGAAGCATGTGAAACACAG GTACGACTGGCCCCAATCGGACTGGATAATTTAATTCAAGTCGATGAAGAAACTCAGAAGAAAGTAGCCGAAACAGCCAGTAAAGGTGGTGGTGGTGTGAATATGAAATCAGAGGGTGGCAGAAAATGGAGAATTGGTGAATTAGAATTTGAAGCGCTGATGAGACAGTTAGATAATGCT GGATACAGAACTGGATACCagtatcatcaaattatttccAGAGAACCAGCTGATAAAGGACACAGTGATGTGGAGATTCCACCTGCGACATCATCACTGGCTTACCAGGATGATGATATGTC ATCGCCGCTTAAATTGGCGTTGGAAAAACAGAAGAAGTCTTCGCGTAAAGAATGGTTAGTGTCAACACCGAATACCTACATGAAGACTCAGATTGAGGAAACCGGTACCTCTAATCCGAAACTGATTACCAAG tGGGTGGCTGAAGGAGATGCTGGGGAATCACCGGCAAAGTCAAAAACCGGAGAGActatgaaattagaaaatccaAATTCATTCGCACCACAGGGAGAAAATCCTAAGGAGTTGAGGGCCAAACAACAGCAG TTGAGAAACCAATATTACACAGATAAGATAAGCGCTGGACCACAGTCACGAATCCTTGAGGGTACTACGTGGGAAGAAGCGCGTAGAATGCAG GATGGTAATCTGAGTGGTGCTGGAGATGTTGTGGTTGTTGGAGCAGCGTCTAAAGGTATTATACAGCGTGAACATCAGCACAATGCAGTTGTATATAGGAGTTACTTCGCACCAAATCCATTTGAAAGTATGACTGATGAAGACATCCAGaaatataaagatgaaataGACCGCAAAAATCGAG GAGATGCTCCTGAAGTAATCGTTGAAGGTGGTACTGAACTACAACAAGAAACCAACGTCGATGAATTCGAGCAAG GTCGGCCAAAGTCACGAGAAACGAATATAGATGATGTATTAGATGCTCATCCTGAGG gtgaACAGCCGCAAGTGAATGGAGAAGGAGAAGGCAAACCGAGATCGCCAGCCAAATCTGACACACTGAAGTCAACAGATACCGAGGGAGGACACAGTGCT GGTTCACCGTCAAAAGAACATCCACCAACCGAGGATTCCCCCTCGAAGAaggagaaaaagaagaaattcagAATGCCATCGTTCTCTAAAACTAAGAAGAAGGAAAAGAAGTAA
- the LOC141898479 gene encoding protein hu-li tai shao-like isoform X6, with protein sequence MTEAQVNGPENGGKFIDSVDPDDPEYQKNLRRPAEIKEDVRQMEANKRVSLILSSEAFREELEEIIETQIRSGPHPASLIALQQISELLVPTSGGRSGAGSARSGYSNVVIPISDIRGVGSLNYSKQEKSLRNKVAACYRLVDMFGWSQNVYNHITARISQDTEHFLINPFGLLYHEITASTLVKIDMRGEVLDPGSTTLGVNKAGWMIHSAIHQGRPDIKAIIHIHTPAASAVSAMKCGLLPISQEALVIGGVSYHSYEGICIDAEEKETLQRDLGPINKVMILRNHGAVACGETIEEAFHYARNLMEACETQVRLAPIGLDNLIQVDEETQKKVAETASKGGGGVNMKSEGGRKWRIGELEFEALMRQLDNAGYRTGYQYHQIISREPADKGHSDVEIPPATSSLAYQDDDMSSPLKLALEKQKKSSRKEWLVSTPNTYMKTQIEETGTSNPKLITKWVAEGDAGESPAKSKTGETMKLENPNSFAPQGENPKELRAKQQQLRNQYYTDKISAGPQSRILEGTTWEEARRMQDGNLSGAGDVVVVGAASKGIIQREHQHNAVVYRSYFAPNPFESMTDEDIQKYKDEIDRKNRGDAPEVIVEGGTELQQETNVDEFEQGEQPQVNGEGEGKPRSPAKSDTLKSTDTEGGHSAGSPSKEHPPTEDSPSKKEKKKKFRMPSFSKTKKKEKK encoded by the exons ATGACAGAAGCTCAGGTGAATGGCCCTGAAAATGGGGGCAAATTCATTGATTCTGTAG ATCCTGATGACCCAgaatatcagaaaaatcttCGACGTCCAGCCGAAATAAAGGAAGATGTTCGACAGATGGAAGCGAACAAACGCGTATCGCTCATTTTGAGCAGTGAGGCATTCCGAGAAGAGCTAGAAGAAATCATTGAAACACAAATTCGATCGGGTCCACACCCCGCTAGTTTAATAGCGTTACAACAGATTTCAGAATTGTTAGTTCCTACAAGCGGTGGTCGATCCGGAGCAGGGTCCGCTAGAA GTGGTTATTCTAATGTAGTGATTCCAATTTCGGATATTCGTGGTGTTGGTTCTTTGAATTATAGCAAACAAGAGAAGTCTTTGCGAAATAAAGTGGCAGCATGTTACAGACTGGTTGACATGTTTGGTTGGTCCCAGAACGTATATAATCATATCACT GCCAGAATAAGCCAGGATACAGAACACTTCCTGATCAACCCATTCGGTTTGCTGTATCATGAAATAACTGCCTCAACTTTGGTGAAGATTGATATGAGGGGAGAAGTCCTCGACCCAGGATCTACAACATTAGGTGTAAACAAGGCAGGCTGGATGATACATTCGGCTATCCACCAAGGTCGACCAGATATTAAAGCtatcatccacattcatacgCCAGCTGCTTCTGCT GTGTCCGCGATGAAATGTGGACTTCTCCCGATTTCGCAAGAAGCTTTAGTCATAGGTGGAGTTAGTTACCATAGCTATGAAGGAATCTGCATCGACgcagaagaaaaagaaactttaCAAAGAGATTTAGGACCCATTAATAAA GTGATGATTTTACGTAATCATGGTGCAGTAGCGTGTGGTGAGACAATAGAGGAAGCTTTCCACTATGCCAGAAATCTGATGGAAGCATGTGAAACACAG GTACGACTGGCCCCAATCGGACTGGATAATTTAATTCAAGTCGATGAAGAAACTCAGAAGAAAGTAGCCGAAACAGCCAGTAAAGGTGGTGGTGGTGTGAATATGAAATCAGAGGGTGGCAGAAAATGGAGAATTGGTGAATTAGAATTTGAAGCGCTGATGAGACAGTTAGATAATGCT GGATACAGAACTGGATACCagtatcatcaaattatttccAGAGAACCAGCTGATAAAGGACACAGTGATGTGGAGATTCCACCTGCGACATCATCACTGGCTTACCAGGATGATGATATGTC ATCGCCGCTTAAATTGGCGTTGGAAAAACAGAAGAAGTCTTCGCGTAAAGAATGGTTAGTGTCAACACCGAATACCTACATGAAGACTCAGATTGAGGAAACCGGTACCTCTAATCCGAAACTGATTACCAAG tGGGTGGCTGAAGGAGATGCTGGGGAATCACCGGCAAAGTCAAAAACCGGAGAGActatgaaattagaaaatccaAATTCATTCGCACCACAGGGAGAAAATCCTAAGGAGTTGAGGGCCAAACAACAGCAG TTGAGAAACCAATATTACACAGATAAGATAAGCGCTGGACCACAGTCACGAATCCTTGAGGGTACTACGTGGGAAGAAGCGCGTAGAATGCAG GATGGTAATCTGAGTGGTGCTGGAGATGTTGTGGTTGTTGGAGCAGCGTCTAAAGGTATTATACAGCGTGAACATCAGCACAATGCAGTTGTATATAGGAGTTACTTCGCACCAAATCCATTTGAAAGTATGACTGATGAAGACATCCAGaaatataaagatgaaataGACCGCAAAAATCGAG GAGATGCTCCTGAAGTAATCGTTGAAGGTGGTACTGAACTACAACAAGAAACCAACGTCGATGAATTCGAGCAAG gtgaACAGCCGCAAGTGAATGGAGAAGGAGAAGGCAAACCGAGATCGCCAGCCAAATCTGACACACTGAAGTCAACAGATACCGAGGGAGGACACAGTGCT GGTTCACCGTCAAAAGAACATCCACCAACCGAGGATTCCCCCTCGAAGAaggagaaaaagaagaaattcagAATGCCATCGTTCTCTAAAACTAAGAAGAAGGAAAAGAAGTAA